From Clarias gariepinus isolate MV-2021 ecotype Netherlands chromosome 2, CGAR_prim_01v2, whole genome shotgun sequence, one genomic window encodes:
- the LOC128509155 gene encoding trace amine-associated receptor 13c-like, producing the protein MNVTEFNQSDCVHFSCAERSVSPAVYILLYMCSAAVVLLTVCGNLLIIISILHFKQLHTPTNMLLLSLAVSDFFVGIFLMPVMLIWNIESCWIFGRYFCSIYWLFNGLLIISSYTIAQIAVDRYLALSNPFLYINIVSVRITCVVIGFNWCLVITYTTAGLYFNGNFKSSVLCPGECFLSVYEVWSVIDNVLSFIFPLSVIIILYSLVFVIAKKHVTAIRELNNHARPNAQKITSYSMKSERKAAKVLGILVSVFLICLLPYFIYSLLVNVIELQLETFRNVLIMLYFNSTINPFIYALFYPWFRRCIKLIITLQIFQTDSALINVL; encoded by the coding sequence aTGAACGTAACAGAGTTTAATCAGTCTGATTGTGTGCATTTTTCCTGTGCAGAGAGATCTGTATCTCCTGCAGTTTATatcttactgtacatgtgttcaGCTGCTGTGGTTCTGCTAACAGTGTGTGGAAATCTGCTCATTATTATCTCTATTCTTCACttcaagcagcttcacacaccaaCTAACATGCTCTTGCTGTCTCTGGCTgtgtcagatttttttgttggcATTTTTCTAATGCCGGTAATGTTAATCTGGAATATTGAGTCATGCTGGATTTTTGGGAGATATTTTTGCAGCATCTACTGGCTGTTTAATGGTCTTCTCATAATATCTAGCTATACTATTGCTCAGATTGCTGTGGATCGGTATTTGGCACTCTCAAACCCCTTTCTCTACATAAACATTGTCTCTGTGAGAATCACTTGTGTTGTAATTGGTTTTAACTGGTGTTTAGTAATCACCTATACCACAGCAGGCCTGTATTTTAATGGAAACTTTAAAAGTTCTGTATTGTGTCCTGGAGAGTGCTTTCTTTCAGTCTATGAGGTTTGGTCTGTAATTGATAATGTGCTatcctttatatttccactttctgTCATAATCATATTGTATAGTCTAGTTTTTGTGATTGCTAAGAAACATGTTACTGCTATCAGAGAGCTTAATAATCACGCTCGACCTAATGCACAGAaaataacctcatactccatgaaatctgagagaaaagcagctaaagtccttggcattttagtgtctgtgtttcttatatgtttacttccatattttatttacagtttattagtCAATGTTATTGAATTACAGTTAGAAACATTTAGGAATGTTTTAATTatgctttattttaattccACTATTAATCCATTTATATATGCTCTGTTTTACCCATGGTTTAGAAGGTGTATTAAACTAATTATAACTCTGCAAATATTTCAAACAGACTCTGCATTGATCAATGTTCTTTAA